One region of Desmodus rotundus isolate HL8 chromosome 11, HLdesRot8A.1, whole genome shotgun sequence genomic DNA includes:
- the SLC22A2 gene encoding solute carrier family 22 member 2, whose product MPTVDDILEHIGEFNFFQKQAFFLLSLLSASFAPVYVGIVFLGFTPDHRCLSPGVAELSQRCGWSLAEELNFTVPGPGPAGEAFPRQCRSYEVDWNQSALGCVDPLADLAVNRSRLPLGPCRHGWVYDTSGSSMVTEFDLVCARSWMLDLFQSAVNAGFFIGAVGIGYIADRFGRTLCLLVTILINAISGVLMAVSPTYAWTLIFRLIQGLVSKAGWLIGYILITEFVGRSYRRTVGIFYQVAFTVGLVALAGVAYVLPHWRWLQLAVTLPTFCFLLYYWCIPESPRWLISQNRSAKALSVLKHISKKNGKPLPASLQSLSPDEEVSEKLNPKLNPSFLDLVRTPQIRKHTLVLMYNWFTSSVLYQGLIMHVGLAGSNIYLDFFYSALVEFPAALIIILTIDRIGRRLPWAGSNMVVGAACLASVFIPEDLHWLRVTAACLGRMGITMAFEMVCLVSAELYPTFIRNLGVLVCSSVCDIGGIITPFLVYRLTDIWRELPLVVFAVVGLTAGGLVMLLPETKGKALPETIDEVENMQRPRKNKEKMIYLHVEKQDIPLH is encoded by the exons ATGCCAACGGTGGACGACATTCTAGAGCACATAGGGGAGTTTAACTTCTTCCAGAAACAGGCATTCTTCCTCCTATCTCTGCTCTCAGCATCATTCGCCCCCGTCTATGTGGGCATCGTCTTCCTGGGCTTTACCCCGGACCACCGCTGCCTGAGCCCCGGCGTGGCCGAGCTGAGCCAGCGATGCGGCTGGAGCCTGGCCGAGGAGCTGAACTTCACGGTGCCCGGCCCAGGGCCGGCGGGTGAGGCCTTCCCTCGCCAGTGCCGCAGCTATGAGGTGGACTGGAACCAGAGTGCCCTGGGCTGCGTGGACCCTCTGGCTGACCTGGCTGTCAACAGGAGCCGCCTGCCGCTGGGCCCCTGCCGGCACGGCTGGGTGTATGACACCTCTGGCTCCTCCATGGTGACCGAG TTTGACCTAGTGTGTGCCCGCTCCTGGATGCTGGACCTGTTCCAGTCGGCTGTGAACGCAGGGTTTTTCATCGGTGCCGTGGGCATCGGCTACATCGCAGACAG GTTTGGCCGCACACTCTGCCTCTTGGTTACAATCCTCATCAACGCCATATCTGGAGTTCTCATGGCCGTTTCCCCGACCTATGCGTGGACGTTAATATTTCGCTTGATCCAAGGGCTGGTCAGCAAGGCGGGCTGGTTAATAGGCTACATCCTGA TTACAGAATTCGTCGGGCGGAGCTACCGGAGAACAGTGGGCATTTTCTACCAAGTCGCCTTCACCGTGGGCCTTGTGGCACTGGCTGGGGTGGCGTATGTGCTGCCTCACTGGAGGTGGCTGCAGCTGGCAGTCACCCTGCCCACCTTCTGCTTCCTGCTCTATTATTG GTGCATCCCCGAGTCCCCGAGGTGGCTAATCTCCCAGAACAGAAGTGCTAAAGCCCTGAGCGTCCTGAAGCACATCTCAAAGAAGAACGGAAAACCCCTACCTGCGTCTCTTCAG AGCCTCAGCCCTGATGAGGAGGTCAGCGAGAAGCTGAATCCTAAGTTGAATCCGTCATTTCTTGACTTGGTCAGAACCCCGCAGATAAGGAAACACACTCTGGTCTTAATGTACAACTG GTTCACGAGCTCGGTCCTCTACCAGGGCCTCATCATGCACGTGGGCCTCGCAGGGAGCAACATCTACCTGGACTTCTTCTACTCCGCCCTGGTGGAGTTCCCAGCTGCCCtcatcatcatcctcaccatCGACCGCATTGGCCGCCGTCTTCCGTGGGCGGGGTCAAACATGGTGGTGGGGGCAGCCTGTCTGGCTTCGGTTTTTATCCCTGAGG ACTTACACTGGCTGAGAGTCACAGCCGCGTGCTTGGGTCGGATGGGGATCACGATGGCCTTCGAGATGGTTTGCCTGGTCAGTGCAGAACTGTACCCCACATTCATCAG GAATCTCGGTGTCCTCGTCTGCTCCTCCGTGTGTGACATCGGTGGCATCATCACACCGTTCCTGGTGTACCGGCTCACCGACATCTGGCGTGAGCTCCCACTGGTGGTTTTTG